Proteins encoded by one window of Emticicia oligotrophica DSM 17448:
- a CDS encoding DUF1003 domain-containing protein, which translates to MDSEEIKKLILNEQEQLQKLHHIVEQTIKEEQLIVNNLQNPPKEILSRGQEISDKVARFGGSWKFIISFAVLLSIWIIVNAIIPEEYRFDPYPFILMNLVLSCIAALQAPIIMMSQNRQEEKDRMRSENDYLVNLKAEIEIRSLHQKIDLLLEDQIKTLFETQAKQFMLLEEINNRLNEHLTKNK; encoded by the coding sequence ATGGATAGTGAAGAAATAAAGAAATTAATACTTAATGAGCAAGAACAACTACAAAAGTTACATCATATTGTAGAACAAACCATCAAGGAAGAACAACTTATTGTCAATAACTTACAAAATCCGCCCAAAGAAATACTCTCTCGCGGGCAGGAAATATCAGATAAAGTAGCTCGCTTTGGCGGTAGTTGGAAATTTATCATCAGTTTCGCAGTTTTGCTTTCTATCTGGATTATTGTAAATGCAATTATTCCTGAAGAGTATCGTTTTGACCCGTACCCTTTTATTCTTATGAATTTGGTTCTTTCTTGCATCGCAGCTCTACAAGCCCCTATCATTATGATGAGTCAAAATAGACAAGAAGAAAAAGATAGAATGCGAAGCGAAAACGACTATTTAGTAAATTTGAAAGCTGAAATAGAAATCAGAAGTTTACACCAAAAAATTGATTTGTTGCTCGAAGACCAAATAAAAACATTATTCGAAACCCAAGCAAAACAGTTTATGTTACTTGAAGAAATCAATAATCGTTTAAATGAACATTTAACAAAAAATAAGTAA
- a CDS encoding Gfo/Idh/MocA family protein: MSTLTSPVRVLVVGCGNMGASHAQAYQLIDGFEICGIVSTGKSKEVLNEKLGGGYALFSDYETALTETKPDAVCISTYPDTHESFAIKALESGCHVFIEKPLADTVEGAERVAAVAQKTGKKLVVGYILRHHPSWEKFVELSHELGKPLVMRMNLNQQSHGIMWDVHRNLMKSLSPIVDCGVHYIDVMCQMTRSKPLQVTAIGARLTNDIADTNYNYGQLQIRFEDGSVGWYEAGWGPMMSETAFFIKDVIGPKGCVSIVAKDAGGTGKSDNVDSHTKTESLRFHHADIDANNHFTKEDTWYNLSDEPDHQELCNREQRYFLRAIQENIDLTDHVQDAVNSLKIAFACDESVRTGQVVYL, from the coding sequence ATGTCAACCTTAACATCTCCTGTAAGAGTACTCGTAGTAGGCTGCGGAAATATGGGGGCTTCACATGCCCAAGCCTATCAATTAATCGACGGTTTTGAAATATGTGGGATTGTTTCAACAGGAAAAAGTAAAGAAGTTCTTAACGAAAAATTAGGTGGCGGATATGCCCTTTTTTCTGATTATGAAACTGCACTTACGGAAACAAAACCAGATGCTGTATGTATTTCCACCTACCCAGATACGCACGAATCCTTTGCTATTAAAGCTCTTGAAAGTGGCTGCCATGTTTTTATAGAAAAACCATTGGCTGATACAGTAGAAGGAGCCGAAAGAGTAGCTGCTGTCGCTCAAAAAACTGGCAAAAAATTAGTTGTTGGTTATATCCTTCGCCATCACCCATCATGGGAAAAATTCGTAGAGCTTTCGCACGAACTAGGAAAACCATTAGTAATGCGAATGAACCTAAATCAACAAAGCCACGGAATTATGTGGGATGTACACCGTAATCTGATGAAAAGTTTGAGTCCGATCGTTGACTGTGGGGTGCATTATATAGATGTGATGTGTCAAATGACACGCTCAAAACCCTTGCAGGTAACCGCAATTGGAGCGAGATTAACGAATGATATTGCTGATACCAACTACAATTATGGCCAATTACAAATTCGTTTTGAAGATGGCTCTGTGGGCTGGTACGAAGCTGGTTGGGGCCCAATGATGAGTGAAACTGCCTTCTTTATTAAAGATGTTATCGGTCCTAAAGGTTGTGTTTCGATTGTAGCAAAAGATGCTGGTGGAACGGGAAAGTCTGATAATGTAGATTCACATACCAAAACTGAGTCATTACGCTTCCATCATGCTGATATTGATGCCAATAATCATTTTACGAAAGAAGATACATGGTACAATCTTAGTGATGAACCAGACCACCAAGAACTTTGTAATCGAGAACAACGCTATTTCCTACGTGCTATTCAAGAAAATATTGATTTGACCGACCACGTACAAGATGCTGTAAATAGCCTAAAAATAGCATTCGCCTGCGATGAGTCAGTCCGAACTGGCCAAGTGGTTTATTTGTAA
- a CDS encoding histone H1, whose amino-acid sequence MDKYKELTELVASLASDFEKFYDKGNNAAGTRVRAGMATLAKWAKDTRADVQSKKNATKA is encoded by the coding sequence ATGGATAAGTATAAAGAATTGACTGAACTTGTCGCTTCTTTGGCATCAGATTTTGAAAAATTCTATGACAAAGGTAATAACGCAGCTGGAACTCGTGTACGTGCGGGTATGGCTACTTTGGCTAAGTGGGCTAAAGATACAAGGGCAGATGTTCAGTCTAAAAAGAATGCCACGAAAGCTTAA
- a CDS encoding aminotransferase class I/II-fold pyridoxal phosphate-dependent enzyme, producing the protein MAQDIFDKALSNLGPIGSQAKLLNSHHYYSFPKLSGELGPHMEFMGKKMLNWSLNNYLGLANHPEVRKADAEAAAEYGLAYPMGARMMTGNTELHEQFEKQLAEYVGKKDSFLLNYGYQGVMSVIECIVDRRDVIVFDAESHACLIDGIRLHKAKGGTYYQFAHNDMESLEKNLVRATKLAEEQGGGILVITEGVFGMSGKVGSLDKIVELKKKFNFRLLVDDAHGFGTMGPTGAGVPEHFGVQDQVDLHFCTFAKSMAAIGAFIAADPDIVMFLKYNMRSQTYAKALPMPFVLGGMKRLELIKNHPEFRENLWTIVKALQDGFRKRGFDIGDTTSPVTPVFLHGNYDLPTVTNLIRDLRENMGIFCSVIIYPVVPKGVIMLRIIPTASHTLEDVEYTMDCFEKVQAKLKAGEYAPLAVA; encoded by the coding sequence ATGGCACAAGATATTTTCGATAAAGCTCTTAGCAATTTAGGACCAATCGGGTCGCAGGCGAAATTGCTCAATTCGCACCATTATTATTCTTTTCCAAAACTTTCGGGTGAGCTTGGTCCTCACATGGAATTTATGGGTAAGAAAATGCTTAATTGGTCGTTGAACAACTATTTAGGATTAGCAAATCATCCAGAAGTACGTAAGGCTGATGCCGAGGCTGCTGCTGAATATGGCTTGGCATATCCAATGGGTGCTCGTATGATGACTGGTAATACCGAATTGCACGAGCAGTTTGAAAAGCAATTGGCCGAATATGTTGGTAAAAAAGATTCTTTCTTGCTTAACTATGGTTATCAAGGGGTTATGTCGGTAATCGAATGTATTGTTGATAGAAGAGATGTAATTGTTTTCGATGCTGAAAGCCACGCCTGTTTGATTGACGGTATCCGTTTACACAAAGCCAAAGGTGGTACCTATTACCAGTTTGCCCACAACGATATGGAAAGCTTAGAGAAAAACCTCGTAAGAGCGACTAAGTTGGCAGAAGAGCAAGGCGGTGGAATCTTAGTGATTACTGAAGGTGTGTTCGGTATGTCGGGTAAAGTTGGAAGTCTAGATAAAATCGTTGAATTAAAAAAGAAATTCAACTTCCGTTTATTGGTTGATGATGCTCATGGATTTGGTACAATGGGGCCTACTGGTGCAGGTGTACCAGAACATTTCGGGGTACAAGACCAAGTAGATTTACATTTCTGTACATTTGCAAAATCAATGGCGGCTATTGGTGCTTTTATTGCAGCCGATCCTGATATTGTGATGTTCTTGAAATACAATATGCGTTCACAAACTTATGCAAAAGCACTTCCAATGCCGTTTGTTTTAGGAGGGATGAAGCGTTTGGAGTTGATAAAGAATCACCCAGAATTTAGAGAAAATCTCTGGACAATCGTAAAAGCTCTTCAAGATGGTTTCCGTAAGCGTGGATTTGATATTGGAGATACAACATCACCAGTAACGCCTGTATTCTTGCACGGAAACTATGATTTGCCTACCGTGACAAACTTAATCCGTGATTTACGTGAAAATATGGGAATCTTTTGTTCAGTAATTATCTACCCAGTAGTTCCTAAAGGTGTTATCATGTTGCGTATTATTCCTACTGCTTCACATACTCTCGAAGATGTAGAATATACAATGGATTGTTTCGAGAAAGTTCAAGCTAAACTTAAAGCGGGTGAATATGCCCCTTTAGCAGTAGCTTAA
- a CDS encoding acetyl-CoA carboxylase biotin carboxylase subunit — protein sequence MRTAREMGIKTVAVFSEADRNFPHVKYADEAVCIGPAPSKESYLKGDKIIEVAKSLGVDAIHPGYGFLSENADFSRSVREAGLIFIGPSPESIEIMGDKLSSKHAVAKYNIPMVPGTPDAITDRAAAKQKSAEIGYPVLIKASAGGGGKGMRVVQNEEEFDEQMDRAVGEAISAFGNGACFIEKYITKPKHIEIQVMGDQHGNVVHLFERECSIQRRHQKVVEEAPSAVLTPEIREAMGKCAVDVAKACNYYGAGTVEFIVDEDLNFYFLEMNTRLQVEHPVTEMITGIDLVKEMIYVAEGRELSFKQEDLKINGHAIEVRVCAEDPANNFLPDVGLLQTYVRPQGNGVRVDDGIEEGMEIPIHYDPMIAKLITYGKDRTEAIEKMLRAIDEFKITGVATTLPFCTFALQHEAFISGKFDTRFVGLYFTPEVLQKQVSNTELEIAAVLAAEILKRKQNNSSTPNTPNIAQSSQWRRNRINLRG from the coding sequence ATGCGTACTGCACGTGAAATGGGTATTAAAACGGTAGCGGTTTTCTCGGAAGCTGACCGTAATTTTCCGCACGTAAAATATGCCGATGAAGCGGTTTGTATAGGCCCTGCTCCCTCAAAAGAATCATATTTAAAAGGTGATAAAATTATTGAAGTAGCCAAAAGTTTAGGCGTAGATGCCATTCATCCAGGTTATGGTTTTTTATCAGAAAATGCCGATTTTTCGAGAAGTGTAAGAGAAGCTGGACTCATTTTCATCGGTCCATCGCCCGAATCAATTGAAATCATGGGCGATAAACTTTCTTCCAAACATGCAGTAGCAAAATACAATATACCAATGGTTCCCGGCACCCCCGATGCCATCACTGACCGTGCTGCTGCCAAGCAAAAATCGGCTGAAATTGGATATCCTGTTTTAATCAAAGCCAGTGCAGGTGGCGGTGGAAAGGGCATGAGGGTAGTACAAAATGAAGAAGAATTTGACGAGCAAATGGACAGAGCCGTTGGTGAAGCCATTTCTGCCTTTGGAAATGGGGCTTGTTTTATTGAAAAATATATTACCAAACCCAAGCACATTGAAATTCAGGTAATGGGCGACCAACACGGAAATGTAGTTCATTTATTCGAACGTGAATGTTCTATTCAGCGTCGTCACCAAAAAGTAGTAGAAGAAGCTCCTTCAGCAGTACTTACGCCCGAAATTAGAGAAGCTATGGGCAAATGTGCAGTTGATGTTGCCAAAGCTTGTAATTATTATGGAGCAGGGACTGTAGAGTTTATTGTTGACGAAGATTTGAATTTTTATTTCTTAGAAATGAATACTCGTTTGCAAGTTGAGCACCCAGTAACAGAAATGATTACAGGTATCGACCTTGTAAAAGAAATGATATACGTAGCCGAAGGACGAGAGCTAAGTTTCAAACAAGAAGATTTGAAAATAAATGGTCATGCCATTGAAGTAAGGGTTTGTGCCGAAGACCCTGCCAATAATTTTTTACCAGACGTAGGTTTGTTGCAAACTTATGTGCGTCCACAAGGCAATGGAGTGCGTGTTGATGATGGCATTGAAGAAGGTATGGAAATTCCTATTCACTATGACCCAATGATTGCCAAATTAATTACTTATGGTAAAGACCGTACAGAAGCCATCGAAAAAATGCTTCGAGCGATTGATGAATTTAAGATTACAGGTGTAGCCACTACCCTACCCTTCTGTACTTTTGCTTTACAACACGAAGCATTCATTAGTGGCAAGTTTGATACACGCTTCGTTGGTTTATATTTTACACCAGAGGTGCTCCAAAAGCAAGTTTCCAATACAGAATTAGAAATTGCGGCAGTTTTAGCGGCAGAAATCTTGAAGCGTAAACAAAATAATAGTTCGACTCCAAATACACCTAATATAGCCCAAAGCAGTCAATGGCGTAGAAATAGAATTAATTTAAGAGGCTGA
- a CDS encoding DUF1648 domain-containing protein encodes MKTIKNPLTVSALLIVIANTLFAFYSFANLPDTIPIHFGVDGTPNGWGPKFSIFLIPIINLVLSGFMISVRKQPFSYLNLPIKISQNNLEERLKLGTELLDIITLIISFLFLMIEMNIVMVSQNPNYGKYMMIAIFALIVVILGISVHYTRKINKLA; translated from the coding sequence ATGAAAACTATAAAAAATCCGCTAACCGTTTCGGCATTACTTATTGTTATTGCCAATACATTATTTGCTTTTTATTCATTTGCAAATCTACCCGATACCATACCGATTCACTTTGGAGTGGACGGAACGCCCAATGGTTGGGGGCCTAAATTCAGTATTTTTCTCATACCAATCATTAATCTTGTCTTGTCAGGTTTCATGATTAGTGTTCGAAAACAACCTTTTAGTTATTTGAATTTACCTATAAAAATTAGTCAAAATAATTTAGAAGAAAGACTCAAATTAGGTACTGAATTGCTCGATATCATTACTTTGATTATCAGCTTTTTATTCTTGATGATTGAAATGAATATCGTAATGGTTAGTCAAAACCCGAATTATGGGAAATACATGATGATTGCCATATTCGCACTCATTGTGGTTATTTTAGGCATTTCAGTTCACTATACTCGGAAGATTAACAAATTAGCTTAA
- a CDS encoding sialate O-acetylesterase — translation MKKLFLLFIIAAITQITYAQSDAERTKYFPKNHEKISVIPPKTKLWVFVMAGQSNMAGRGQVEPNDTITNSRILTINKQGDLIYAKEPLHFYEPTRTGLDCGLSFANNLLKNIPHDVSILLIPTAVGGSAIGQWLGDSTYRDVKLLTNFKEKVAIGMKYGIVRGILWHQGESDASPKRIAVHEENLKSLFGTFRKTVGNSKLPIILGELGSYSKTNAEWQQINQQLRTYVLSDKNSTIIQTQDLKHKGDDIHFDAAGQRTIGERFALAFIQKFYK, via the coding sequence ATGAAAAAACTCTTCCTACTATTTATTATAGCAGCGATTACACAAATTACTTATGCCCAATCTGACGCAGAAAGAACTAAATATTTTCCTAAAAATCACGAAAAAATAAGCGTAATCCCGCCTAAAACAAAGCTATGGGTATTTGTAATGGCTGGTCAATCAAATATGGCTGGTAGAGGGCAAGTAGAGCCTAATGACACAATTACAAATTCAAGGATTTTGACGATAAATAAGCAAGGAGACCTTATCTATGCCAAAGAGCCTCTTCATTTTTACGAACCTACCCGCACGGGTCTTGATTGTGGGCTTTCATTTGCCAATAATCTTTTAAAGAATATTCCACATGATGTATCCATTTTGCTTATTCCTACCGCTGTTGGTGGCAGTGCGATAGGTCAATGGCTGGGTGACTCTACATATAGAGATGTTAAGCTATTGACAAATTTCAAGGAAAAAGTAGCCATTGGAATGAAATATGGAATCGTTAGGGGAATTTTGTGGCATCAAGGAGAGAGCGATGCATCGCCCAAAAGAATTGCCGTTCATGAAGAAAATCTAAAAAGTCTATTCGGTACTTTCCGTAAAACCGTTGGAAACTCGAAACTCCCTATTATTTTAGGCGAACTAGGTTCTTACTCCAAAACCAATGCCGAATGGCAACAAATCAACCAACAATTAAGAACTTATGTTTTGAGTGATAAAAATTCAACTATCATTCAAACACAAGATTTAAAACATAAAGGTGATGATATTCATTTTGATGCTGCCGGACAACGCACAATTGGTGAACGCTTCGCATTGGCATTTATTCAAAAGTTTTATAAATAA
- a CDS encoding TlpA family protein disulfide reductase produces the protein MRISRAAFRYFKSLFLIFTLVFSTNTFAQEIGHAIKVKMKGATEGKTCHLAHFFGYNQYIKVDSAKVQNGELVFQGKEPLKGGIYLIVLSPSKYYDFAVDGKEQFMEIEGDTTDFVGSVKFKGSKENEILFGYRKFLQEKSKEAEAASTMAKLKNDPASQEMSRKKIEGIQKEVEAYMKQIVKEKNGSFASKVIKANMDPELPTELPKKANGRPDSTYLFNYYKGHYFDNLDFGDDRLLRSPFIHTRIERYFKDLVYQVTDSVNHDADKVLKLAKKNKEVYRFALWWVTNKYENSEIVGLDGVFIHLAENYYLKDADWLDSTQRAKFQERVDILKPLQTGLVFPSLIVSDSLGREYNPMQSKTKYTIVHFYDPDCGHCKESAPKLMEFYNKNKERATIYNVSIAYDKKKISDFVYAYKTQPLLNLWDAKGRYYFRKNFDVYSTPTNYILDKDKKIIARRIPVDKLEDFINFYERQQIQKMSGNGGK, from the coding sequence ATGAGAATCAGCCGAGCGGCGTTCCGCTATTTCAAAAGTTTATTCTTAATTTTTACTTTAGTTTTTTCTACAAATACTTTTGCTCAAGAAATTGGTCACGCTATTAAAGTGAAAATGAAAGGAGCCACGGAGGGCAAAACCTGCCATTTGGCTCATTTTTTTGGTTATAATCAGTATATCAAAGTCGATTCAGCTAAAGTTCAGAATGGTGAATTGGTTTTTCAAGGGAAAGAACCACTGAAAGGAGGAATTTATTTAATCGTACTTTCACCATCAAAATACTACGATTTTGCGGTGGATGGAAAAGAACAATTCATGGAGATTGAAGGTGATACAACTGATTTTGTGGGTTCGGTTAAGTTTAAAGGCTCGAAAGAAAACGAAATCCTATTTGGTTATCGTAAGTTTTTGCAAGAAAAGAGCAAAGAGGCAGAAGCTGCAAGTACGATGGCAAAATTGAAAAATGACCCTGCTTCACAAGAAATGAGCCGCAAGAAAATTGAAGGCATTCAGAAAGAAGTAGAAGCATACATGAAGCAAATAGTGAAAGAGAAAAACGGGAGTTTCGCTTCAAAAGTAATTAAAGCTAACATGGACCCTGAATTACCGACAGAATTACCCAAAAAAGCTAATGGCCGTCCAGATTCAACCTATTTGTTTAATTATTATAAGGGACATTATTTTGATAATCTTGATTTTGGTGATGACCGCTTACTTCGCTCACCATTCATTCACACGCGGATTGAGCGATATTTCAAGGATTTAGTTTACCAAGTAACTGATTCGGTTAATCATGATGCCGATAAGGTTTTGAAATTAGCAAAGAAAAATAAAGAAGTATATCGTTTTGCCTTGTGGTGGGTGACTAACAAATACGAAAACAGCGAAATCGTAGGTTTAGATGGTGTATTTATTCACTTGGCTGAAAATTATTATCTCAAAGATGCCGATTGGTTGGATTCTACTCAACGTGCAAAATTCCAAGAACGTGTAGATATTTTAAAGCCTTTACAAACAGGTTTAGTCTTTCCTTCGCTGATTGTTTCAGATTCGCTTGGGCGTGAATACAATCCAATGCAAAGTAAAACTAAATATACAATCGTGCATTTCTATGACCCAGATTGTGGTCATTGTAAAGAATCAGCTCCTAAACTGATGGAGTTTTATAACAAGAATAAAGAAAGAGCAACCATCTATAATGTGAGTATTGCTTATGACAAAAAGAAGATTAGTGACTTTGTCTATGCCTATAAAACCCAACCATTATTAAACCTTTGGGATGCAAAGGGTAGGTATTATTTCCGAAAGAATTTTGATGTTTATTCTACGCCTACCAATTATATCTTAGATAAAGATAAGAAAATCATTGCCCGAAGAATACCAGTTGATAAATTAGAAGATTTTATAAACTTCTATGAACGTCAACAAATACAAAAAATGTCGGGAAATGGAGGAAAATAA